One Meleagris gallopavo isolate NT-WF06-2002-E0010 breed Aviagen turkey brand Nicholas breeding stock chromosome 11, Turkey_5.1, whole genome shotgun sequence genomic region harbors:
- the C11H3orf70 gene encoding UPF0524 protein C3orf70 homolog, whose translation MLFFVFPTGKYVYQPMTPVEQLPSTEIPVRPRESPNTIQISVSLTEHFLKFAPVFQPPLPPDSPQFCTIADLFIDNYRVKCINGKMCYVQRQPPPMPHKTKPEEVSVRNALITKESNTPKTDHCSSPSSSEDSGINAVGVHYMESCDEDTEGVAELSSEEDYSPDSSWEPDECPLLSPSQCEMEVIETIETTV comes from the coding sequence atgctgttttttgtcTTCCCGACAGGTAAATATGTCTACCAGCCCATGACGCCTGTAGAGCAGCTTCCCAGCACCGAAATACCTGTGCGCCCTCGGGAGTCTCCGAACACAATCCAGATCTCCGTCTCGCTCACCGAACACTTCCTCAAGTTCGCTCCCGTCTTCCAGCCCCCGCTGCCCCCCGACTCCCCGCAGTTCTGCACAATCGCAGACCTCTTCATTGACAATTACCGCGTGAAATGCATTAATGGGAAGATGTGCTATGTGCAGAGGCAGCCTCCCCCCATGCCCCACAAGACAAAGCCCGAGGAAGTCTCTGTTCGCAATGCCTTAATCACAAAAGAGAGCAATACACCAAAAACAGATCACTGCTCGTCCCCTTCCAGCTCTGAGGACTCCGGGATCAATGCGGTGGGGGTTCACTACATGGAGTCGTGCGATGAGGACACGGAGGGGGTGGCCGAGCTAAGTTCAGAAGAAGACTACAGCCCAGATAGCAGCTGGGAACCAGATGAGTGCCCGCTCTTGTCACCCTCGCAGTGTGAAATGGAAGTGATTGAGACTATAGAAACCACCGTGTGA